The DNA window TTATACCATCATCATTTTCAGTATTCTCTTCTGGTTCATCATTTGATTCTGCCAATGCAGGTGTTGTCTCAGGTGTTACAACACCGGGTCCAACATCTGTGTTAGGCAGTGTCTCACTTGTATTCAGGAGCCCATCAACTTGATCCTCGATTGTTTTTCCTGTTAGATCTGCAAGATCGTCAAACACAACGTTAATAGATTCCATAGTCGTTCTTGTTCTCAGATTATACATGCGATATGCACGACTATTggatgaataaccaagaaataaacaTTTGTCACTTTTAGAGTCAAATTTTGCAAGATGTTCTCgatcattcaaaacataacatacacacccaaagacatgaaaatacttgaggtttggcctctttcccatgatgatttcataggatgtcatagtagaaccactccttaagtacacacgatttgaaatatgacatgctGTGTTCAAGGCCTCGGCCCAAAATCTCTTTGAAATATTCTTAGAACTTAACATGACCCTAGCCATTTCTTGCAGTGTTCTATTCTTCCTTTCGGCTATTCCGTTCTGTTGAGGAGTTTTAGGGGCcgaaaattcatgagttatcccTCTCTTTTCACAAAATGAtacaaagtgtgagttttcaaattctttaccaTGATCGGTCCTTATCTTACCAACCCTCAGATTATGTAGATTAGTAATCTTAGCATGTAATTTCTTGAAAGCATCAAATGTATCggatttttctctaagaaatcttacccaagtaaagcgagagaaatcatccacacaaacacatgaatacttcttacctccaagactttccacttccattggacccataagatccatgtgcaagagctcaagacaccgtgttgtcccaaagtgttgcaacacttggTGGGGAACACGTGTTTGCTTACCTTTTTGACATGCACCACAAACATACGGAATTCCAGAGGATAAattaggcatacctctcacagcatcGTACTTACCAAGATTCTTTAATGTCTTGAAGTTTGCATGTCCTAATTTTTGATGCCACATGTTTAATTCGCTCACCTTTGAATGATTGCTCACTATGTCTTCTCCAAGTTGATAGCAATTATCAGCAGACCTAGTACCTGTCAAAATGCGAGTATTAGTCTTATCAAACACTTCACAATTGtctttatcaaacttaacatgcaaaccgtcgtcacaaagttgacttatgcttattaagtttgagttaagcCCTTCGACATAGAGCACATTGTGTAGATTAGGCAATCCATCAACATTCAAGGTTCCTTTCCCAGCAATTCTTCCTTTAGCACCACCACTATATGTCACATGACCACTCCTTAGTTCAACAAAGTCAATCAAGTGGTCTTTagaacctgtcatgtggcgcGAGCAGCCACTGTCAAAGTACCATATTCCTGCAATGTTAGTCTTTAATGAAGTATAAATAACAGAGCATTGAATCTGTGCCTTTGGTACCCGAACCTTTTTTACCATCGGTTTTCTGTTGGCAGTGTTGCGCCGGGTGTTGTACCCAAACCTTGTCCTCCATTCTCAAACTTTCGAACTTTGATGTCACCATTCTTAGCCTAGTTTTTCGCACACTTGCAGATCCTTCACAGTGTTTTTGGAGTATCTCCCAAGCATCTTTGGCGCATACACTGGTGGTGATTAAATTAAACATCCTTGTGTCAACAGATGAAAATATAGCATTGAGAGCCTTGGAATTGTAGTTTGAAGATTGCACTTCATCGACAGTCCATGCACTTTCAGGTTTGAGCCATGTGTCTCCATCAGCATCCTCGAGTTTCGGTGGACTCCAACCATCAAGTACACGTTGCCAAGCTCTTTCATCAATGGATTTAATAAAAACCCTCATCTTAACTTTCCACAGTGCATAGTTTGATCCATCCAACACGGGAGGCCTAAAAACAGTATTTGTTGATCCTTCCATAATTCCTTTTCActctgaaaacaaaacaaaacaggatCTCACTTAGTAACGTCAAGtggaagctctgataccaattgaaagttGAGTTTCCACAGTGCGAACGTGACGAGGGTGAATGTTGTGTGTATCAGAATGTAGGTGTTGTtcgtaggtgttgtaacacccacgacaacatgcagcggaaattatACTTTTAACACACTAACATGTAACTGGAACAATAGTAATACGAGAGACGAGTCAgttaattatgcacaagtataaaatacttgtgcggtgccttagggcaaaataattcactagaaaaacttgtaagtttacaaaaaccaatactagtgaaagaataaaacaactccCGTAACAAGGtgagtaacaaattgcatcctaaacctctaacaaaccgtataaTCAAAACAATATGAGATGCATCAACTGAGAAGTGAAAGATCTTCAAAACTCAACACTCTAATCAAAACagtgattaggtgttgtcttcAGATGTTGTCAGCACTTCACAGCAACAAGCTTTCAACGACACGAGATTTGCTATTCTCGGAAACCGTCTCTGCGTATCAATTCGTCTCTGACTTCCAAAAATCACCAGCCCCGAGTTCAATATCGTCTCCTCTTATTTATACCCACTTCATCCTTTTTCCTATTAAACATGGAAAACCAATTTCATTAGGAAACAAACTCTATTGAAAATAAGCATAATATATCTTATAGATAATATCTTGAGTCTTTTGAATCCACACGAAATCATACTCCAGAAAGACAAAAATACTACGGATATTATCAAAAGGAAAGTAATTGATAAGGAAAATATATCAaggaataaatcaaggaataaaattcctttcaaATACAATGATggtaatgaaaaatatttgtatgaGGACTATTTTGATCGAACTTTTGTCTTTGATGATCATTGTTGCAACAATGAGGTATTCGAAGATGTGAATAATGTTTGTTCAAATCAGAAATAGAAATAAATAATGTGCTCAGTTGGGAAAATGAAGAGCACATGGCTGAGGTGCATGTGGATGATAATGTCTTCATTCAGCAAAATGATATCAAGCACATTGTTATGCATTCAGATGATACTGAGATTCATGTGCATGCTAgtaatgatatatattcattCACTGATGGTTCTAACCTCTATATTGGTCAGGAGTTTCCAAACAAGAATATCGTGAAAAAATAATTACCCAAAATTTCGTTGAACTCTTTTTTTGAGTTTGAAAGTGTGAAATATTCCCCTAGTGTATATGCGGTTCATTGTGTAAGTAAAGGTTTCAGCAGGAGAATTTGGACTTCAAAACGTGACAACGAAACACATTTTGAGATTCGTAGGAAGGCATAGAAAAAACCAACAAGCAAGCTCATCTGTAGTTTATGACATGTTGGTAGAGAACTTTCAGGGGCAACAAATGACACCTCAACCGAAATCTGTTATGACAATGATGCGGAATCAGGGGGTTGATGTTACCTATTACAAAGCTTGGAAAGGCAAACAATTTGCTCACGATATCTTTAGAGGTGATCTGGAAAAAAAGTTTTGTTCTTCTTCCTTCTTATTTGAAGATGGTACATAAAATTAATCCAGGTAGCATAACAGATTTAGTAGTAGATGAGCATAATTGATTCAAGTACAGGTTCTTAGCATATGGTGCTTCTGTGAGGGGATATAGATGTATGAGCAAAGTCGTACTATCGATGATACATGGTTGAAAGGAAAGTATGATGACACTTTACTCGTGGCTTCAGCACAAGATAGAGATTTTCACCAGCATCCATTGGCTTGGGGTGGTGTTGATGTAGAATCCACTGTTTCATGGAGTTGATTTTTGATGAAGCTCTTGGAAATAGTACCTGACGAGGGAGAGTTGTTGATTATCTCAGAAAGAAATCTGAGGATCATTGCGGTAGTTTCTATGGTTTATAAAGATGCGCATAATGGTCATTGTATATGACACTTATCTCAAAATATGAAAAATCATTGCAGGAAAAAGGTTGTATAGAAATGTTTATGCGTTTAGcaaaaatttataagaaaacTAACTTTGATGTGGAGTATgaaaaatttaagaaaatatatctCGACGATGCaaaatttttggatgaaaatgatTCCGTGGATCAATGGAATCGAGCATACAACCCAATATCTCGTTATAACATAATGACAATAAATGTATAAGAGTCAATATATTCGAGACTACGCGAGGAAAGACAGCTTCCAATCATTGCACTGTTAGATTCTGTGCAGAGATTGACAACATCTTGGTTTTCGAGATATCGCGATGCATATGTAGCTTTTACCACAAATTTCACTCCGACCGTTGAGTCAATTATTCGTGAAAGGTTTAATAGTGCTCGGGGCTATCAAGTTACGATTTGGGTCGCCTTGAGTTTGATGTCTGAAGTGCTACACATATTGCTATCGTGGATTTGGAGTCCAAAAGATGATCATGTCGAGAATTTGATATGGACATGATTCCATGTTCCCACGCATTTGCATTGAGTTGCTTTTCTAATgttgatttttatcattttttctCAGAATATTACTCCATTATGATACGATCGTTAGCGTATTTTGAGACAATTTATCCTGTTCCGGATCAACATGAGTGGCCAGATATTGACATGTTAGTGTTACCCCCTGATATCAAGAGAATATGTTAAATATATTATCTCCATATATTCATAACACACACAATGTGTGTGCCTCGCTGGCTAGTATAAATGAAGTACCGAGGCCGCTATTgccattatttcatcatttcatctccataacataatttttctcattttttattttattttttttaaaaataaaacccaCCTATACAGAATCACATTAGgtgttgtgtgtttttttttttttccgaatCCTATTATATTAAGGAATATAGCTCATAATATGATCATCATTAAATCATTTCGATTGTAGTGAATGATTAATTCTTTTTAGGTAATTTACTAAATCGAAttaatttttcataaaaatttgaGTAAGTAAATTAGATtcgaacaaaaataaaaaaataaaacatttaaatcaaaatatctttaaaaaataataaatgtttCTAATTTTAAGATTCCAAGTTGGACAAAACGAAGAGAGTATTTGGCTTTAAGCTTGAAAACAACTTATAAGCTCTTAAAATTTGTTAAACAATAATTTTCCAAATTGTTTATAAGctgttaaaataaattttttgataaCGTATAAGttggtttttaaaaaaaattatgacccTATTTCTTTTTCTAACGTTTTACatctcaaaaaaatattttactatCTTATATAGTTTCATCTATTAGGACATTAGTAGAATTTCCCTGATTTACTTTGCATATTCACAAGCAAGGAAGCTCACGTACAGCTCGCTAACAGGGCTCGATCTGCTCCTTTCTTCATGTTCCAGCCTCTATGACCGTTGTCAAGAACTCAACTACCTTCTACGGTGGTTGCTGCTCTGATCCTGGTGACTGCACGATCTGATTCTGGTGAGGAAAGAAGGGTGATGGGTTTGGGGAAGAAAAGGAGCTACGCATCGTCACTTTTCTTTTGGAGATAATAGGGttgttttctcttttcttttaaTTTGGGGAAAAGTTAAAGTCAACTTTTTTTACttcattaaatttaaatttaaatttcttagtTCATCAATACAACTCTGTCGAAGTAAAATGTTACAAAAAATTAGAAGTGAAGcaagtatttttaaaattttgaagtaaaaataatattttatttcgctGGTGTTTTTACCAAAATTGATTGATGTTGATTGATATATATTGCTTCATAATTAATAATCGTCGAAGTAACAATGACAAAGTAAAACTAAAATTCTACTAGTGGGATTTGGTCTTTCACATCACTTTTGCAAACCCACACATttgaataaatttaataaaaaaaaatttctacccACTTTTTCCACGACATCACGTTCTTGAATTACGGTAATTGTATTccactttttaaaattttatcatatACAACATGTGTTTCAAAATTTTTAGAAGTGATATAACTAAATTTTATGTCTCATTCattttgtatattattataaaaaaaattaaatactaagaataaaaataaaacatacataTGCAACTAGGGATTTCAATGGGTCCGGGTTTTACCCAGACTCGCAATAGACCCGCGTATATGGGTTGGGTTTGGGCATAATAAATGGGTCATGGGGCGGGTCTCGGATCCAATTTTTCAGACCCGTCCGAATATGGGACGGGTCATGGGTCTTATGATATTCGTCCCATATATGTGGATATAAATATTCTagagttttagttttattaattttcattttttagtaGCCCACCTCAATAATAACGATCTTAATTATTTCTATGTCAACTGTTGAATTTGAATCTTCTTTTAGCAATAGTAGAAGAATAGTTGGTCTTCATCTTAGTAGACTTAATCCAACGactttggaggcattgatgtgcTCGCGAAGATGGTTGTGAGGTGAGGTGAAAGGTAAATAAATtacagttttattttgttattgtactttcattttaattttttttattgtacttTCTCTCtttaaattacatttttttacaatttcaaattacagttttattttttcaatgtactttttctatttaattttgtagtTAATTCTTCAAGTAGTTTGCCAACTTGTCCTACCATTCTTGATGAAGAGGAAATGATCCCGAAGAATGTGTATGAAATATTACCTACTcgttgattttatattgatctgtttaaattatgttatgactTATTTTTGGGGATGTCGAGATTTTTTTGGAGAGTTAGTAACTTTTTTATGTAATTCTTTATGTCGTGAAAAtactttgtttgttattattaagtgtagtcgaagacatgaattaattttccACAATATTGTATTTAGATGTATGTCTGTTTCATAATTCAGTCATGTGAGAAGAAAgattatgtttttattttaaaaaaattcgggtctCACGGGTCTATCCTGTCCGGTTTCGTATTCGAGGTAGAGTGGGttcgaagaatatttaaccaGGGTGGGGCGGGTAATGAGTCAAAGTTTTTTTCATGGGGAGGGTCTTGggcttgacaaaaacttgtgtgagacggtctcacgggtcatatttgtgagacggatatcatatttgggtcatccatgaaaaaatattactttttatgctaagattattactttttattgtgaatatgggtagggttgacccgtctcacagattaagatccgtaagacaatctcacatgagacctactcattggGTTTAGCCAAACCCTCCCCATACCCGCTCCATTCACATCACTATATGTAACACATGATATAAATATACTTGTTACACATGCAAAAAGGTGCGATGAAATAGTATTACATcatttttgataattttgacAATAATAAAATCTTATAATATCAAACAcatcattttctttaaattattaaaaataagtttataaaaacattttaataatttatttttaaaataaatttgacCCGACCAGTTTATAAACTTCTAAAATAACTTATAAACAACCACCAAAATGAATAATAAATACTAGCTACTCTGCACACGCGGTgcgtgtgtgtacaattttttttataattatttatggattaaaatgaaatttgacaaattatcgaggtactaaagtgctatttgaataattgtaataaaaaaataaaaacaaaaatgttttttgaaattaaaaaaaaacaaaaatgtaattttgatatcaaataggGGCAAAATAGGGAAACCAAAAAACAGATCAAAGACATCAAAAACAGTTATTCTAATATgcttaaacttaataaatagtaaaagatgACTGTGTTTGGCACGTTGTGTCAATTCCTTAGACAGTCACGTAACAAACGACCAATCATTTTACTTGACTCCTTTTGTCATCGTTATGTCTTCAAATTATAGTAatgtatttataaaaattatagtAATGTATTtagaatataatttttatataataattatttatggtcttttaaattttaaagatGGTAGGATTTTAAAGTTTTATGAGAATAATTTTGTTAAAGAAATTTTTGTGAACGTTATGATTTATGTGTGAGTCTCGTTTACTCAATAAATATCTGTGATTTCATCAATATATTTTGTGTTTCTATAATAGTTTATTTATCaatgtttttttataatattattttggcgtgaaatcaaatatgaattttttttggttgacaaacaaaattaagaatttttgtttataattagttagaatgatttttttaatatggTTGTTTAACTTTTTTTCATTcagcttttattattattattattattattattattattattagtattattatataataagaaATATGAATATTTGAATAATCATCTTCTTGGAGTAAAGCACAAGACCATCCCTCCACTTGCTCCAATCAATTCCCCACTCCAAAATCCCTTCCACTCGCCAATTCCAGAGTCCAATTGCTTGCTGCTCGATCGAGACTGTCTTTTGCGGGTAAGTTATTAAAAGTTATTTCTCCTTTGGAGCATCGTGTACTGTGTCTATGTTTGTTGTGTTGATTATCTTTTaatgtttttcttttttattgtttttgtgattgttttcttgattttttgGTGTGCCGCTTGTTTGCATTATGTTTCCTTTTTCGATGAATTGGGTTCTGATTCATTTGGAACTGGAATCTTCACTCTTGTTTGTGTCTGTTGTTTATATTGTACATTCTAGTGTTGGCGAGTTAATAATTTgtattggatttttaaataCCACGAGAGGAATTGGATTTCGCTGGAGAATTTATCTGTGGTTTGTGTTTGTGCCAAAAAAGTTAAATTGGGCCCTATTAGTTTGGCCCATCGACAAAGGTGAACAACACAAGATCATGGGAAGATTGTGGATGAAGATCGTGGGTCATGGGAAGAGCGGGGGAGCATCCCAGAATTTGGAGGAAAAGAGCGAATCGTTAGACAACTGAGGACACCATACATTCAAGGGACAAATCTGCAAATTTTCagcaaatttcatattttaagtTTTCCTAGAATTTCATTAGTTTTTTTAGTTTTCCGGCATCTTCATTAATTCAAAACTTCCTTCAACCAATCGCTAGTACTCCATCTATTCCACCAAGCTTAACTCCCCGTCGACCATGACAATTACCGTCAATCCCTACCAGGTAATTGCCGCATCTCACTTTGATTGACAAAGGTGAACAATAAAAGCCCATCATTCAATCAAATAGAACAGTGTCCAAGCAGATGAGATGGTGGACACAAGATCAAGGGAAGATCGTGGGTCATGAGAAGAGCGGGGGAATCACTCAGAATTTGGAGGACACACAACACATTCAACAGACAAATCTACAAATTCTATGCAAATTTCAAttcatattttaagtttttcatTAGGATTTTTAGTTTTCCAGCATCTTCATTCTAGTTTCTTTCGTCAAGTTTATTATAATTTGTAGTATTTGATGAATTCCTGCTTTTTTTGtaaatacaaaattatattggggatttatttcatcattttccaGTTTTATTCTTTTGTTTGCAGAGCATATCAGTATAGGAGATTAGAACTAAAGAGTTCATTTTCGTTTGATTTATAAAAGTAAGATTTTTACGTTTTTCACACAAATCGGTGCTTGTAGCACCTGACGCACCCGCATTCTACAAGAAATATTTTGCAAACAGTTTTTTTAACTATGTGCTAGGGACTTCAGGTTATTTGGATGGCAACAAGAAAATTGCTTCTGTTTCAGTCTGTAATTTGAAGTGGTATTGGTCAAAGTATGGTCAGTTGTGACTTATGGTGTGCCATATTTTTGTGAACCTCAGAGTTATACAGATTTTGCAAAAAGCATTCTACTCTCTGAAATCATTTATCATGAGGTTAAATCTAGGCTATCATAGAAGGCAGAGCAGATGATTAAACAAGTGGTGGTTTACTTGAACAAAACAAAGATGGAtgcttttttaaaaattcacttTGGATAAAAAGGTTTGGCATCCAAAAACACTCTTAAGCTGATTTCCCTATGAATTATTTCATCAAGCTTCTGTAAATGAGGACCATGTATCCATTCCTCTGGTGTTAATAGCATGTAATTTTGTGTTCTTTATATCTGCTGTATCGCATTAGATGTTACTCACACTACTTTTTCAACACTTTCATTTGGTCCAATTGCAGTAATGGACAGTAGTTGCTGTCCAAGCTTGTTTCCACTACACCGCTGCAAAACTATCCATCTGGTTGGTATCAAATGCGCTTTGAACATTTCTTGCTGCATTCATAGAAAATTTGTAAATGTTGCATCTTTGGTTTGAAGGACACTCGAGGTTGTCTTCTCTCTTGGATTTTGCTCAAAATTTCGAGGACTGTGTGGTCTTATTAAACAATATATTTAGGTGAGGCATGCTCAAGGAATCCACAATGTTGAAGGAGATAAGAACTATAAAGCATACATGTCATCTGAATATTTCGACGCACATGTAACTCAGCTGGGCTGGCGACAGGTTGGAAAAGCAGCATGCcagtatttaaattacaaatgGGAATAAATATTGCTGATTCTGTGAGGTTTGATGGTTTTAAATTTTGTATCAGGTTGACAATCTGCGTAAACATGTTCATGCAAGTGGGCTTATCAAGAAAATTGATTTGGTTGTTACTTCTCCTTTGCTAAGGTGGTATTTCTGGAATGAGAAATGCCCATTTATACCCAAAACATTAAAATACTGAGCATATTCATATTAATGTTGAGAGATGCCAGAATTGAAATATTATCGAGCCTCATGCTTTACATTACCTTGCGAGTGATAAATTTCACCTGATTCTTTGCAAATTTGGTACAACTTTACCACTTTGCTGCTTTACTCAGTTAAGAATGACATAGGAGACATGAGTGTGGGCGATATTGGCATGGTTCATTTTTTATGTTCCAGTCGACTCAATTGGATGTCAGTTGACACTAGTCCACATTTCATTGAATCCTTTTAGGTTCCTATTAACTCAAATGTCACCAATATTTCTGATTGGAGTATTAAGTATTCTGAATGCTCTTGTTGTTCctttaaatatttgtttttccTTTGAAGGGAACTTTCTAGAATTGAGGTAGATTAATCGGCTGTTAGAATATGTTAAACTGTTTTCTACAGGAACACAATTTACTTATTAACATAAACTTTTTAAATAATCCAATTTACAAGCATTTAAAAACCAAAAATCCATATTCAAAGTACCACACAGATCAATAGTCAATTTTCCTTTGAAGGGAACTTTCTAGAATTGAGGTAGATTAATCGGCTGTTAGAATATGTTCAACTGTTTTCTACAGGAAGACAATTTACTTATTAACAGAAACTTAATGAAAATTGACTATTGATCTGTGTGTTACTTTGAATATGGATTTTTGGTTTTTAAATGCTTGTAAATtggattatttaaaaaatttcaggAAAAAAGAACTCGTCTAACATTGCGGAAAACTATGATTGCTGAATACTGGCTATGAGGAAAGTTGGATCAATATAATTTTTGACCAACAGATACATTTTCAATTATGAGAACAAAAAAGAAACGTATCTTTGGTGCGATTCTCTTGTTGTCTGGCATGCACATTGGGAATTATAGCTTTTCTGAGGCTCACAAGAATACATTGCTCACAAAATGTAACACCCCCATTTTTGAGATGAATATGATTGCAGGACCATTCAAACAGCTGTTGGTGTATTTGGTGGTGATGGCTACACTGATAGGATGGATATAGTACCACTGATGGTGGCAAATGCAGGAAACAGTGACCGCGATGCAATTTCAAGTCTTGATTGCCCACCTATCGTTGCCTTCGAACTCTGTCGAGAGCATCTGGTATATCCAACATAGAAACTTGTTACTTTTGTTTTTATGATTACTGTGGCTCCAATTTTGGGTTCTCTGTCCTTTTCTATTCTGTTCTGTTATTTCCTAATATGCCTAGGAGATATCTCATTTTTCCTAATTACGGCATCTAGGAGTAATGGGGATTTCATTgctgttttaaattttatgcCAATATGAAAATTATGATAAGTGAGCTCTGACTTTCTCCAAAAAATTATATAGTTTGATTCTGTAACCAGGGCAATCAATTTGAGTTGAAGGCGTATGCATGGTTTGTGATGTATGACATGGTTACAAATAATTATGGGTCAAATCTTTGTGTTTTTTCTCTTAATCTGTTGGATGGTCTTCCTTTCCTCGAAAAATCTATTTGCAGGGTGTTCATCCTTGTGACAAGAGGAGAAGCGTTGGTGAATATGAATATCTATTTCCGGCAGTTGATTTCTCACTGGTAAGTCACTGTTGTTGTATATATCTGTAGACATGCCTGAGATACATGGACTACTTAGTTTGATTTAGGATTAAAACATATTTCTCCTATCCACTGCCTTGATTTTTTTTCCCTCCTGGCAGATGGAGAGTGATGAAGATATTTTATGGAAGCCTGATGTCAGAGAGACAAAGGAAGAAGTTGCAGCCAGAGGAATGACCTTCATGAAATGGTGACTGGCTTCTTATCTTGTATAAATCAGACCTTTTGGTCCATGTGTAATTTGTTCGCCAACATTTGTCTCGGTTTTAATTGTCATTATATAGGTTATCCActaggaaagagaaggaaatAGTTGTGGTTACCCACAGTGGATTTTTGTATCATACACTGACTGCCTTTGGCAACGAATGCCACCCTCTGATGAAGAAAGAAATTTCATCACAGTAAGTTATGATAAAACCATAGTTCTACTCTTTGGTTAGATACATGAGTTACATTCCAATCTGTTTCTGTAAGATTTCTAGCTAGTCTTCATTCTGTTCTGTAATATTGAGAGACTGTATAGATGCCATTTTGTGCCTTGCTCAAAGACCCTAAATGAAATTTCTAAATGTAATATGTGTGGTTGTCAAAGTGGAGGACATTTAATTGTGGTTAACATTTGTTCACGAAAAATCTGTTGTAAAGCATTAGTTTTGCAACACTGACTTTGTGTGTTAAAGTTCTGCCTTGGGGAGAATAGATATGAATATCTTTCTGCACAGAGTATTGCTTATATAACTAATCTTGCTGGTTACGTGTGACTGCAGTTTTGCGAACTGCGAGCTTCGTTCAATGACCATCGTGGACAAAGGGTAAACCCATCATATCCTAAACTCTTAAAGGCATCTTTTCCTTTTTAGTCCATATTCTGGTATTGAAAagttttcatgtgatgcagaatgATAGGATCAGATACCCCCACAACTAATTACCCAGGGAAGATCCCTTCAGGCCCCGATCtgccgagcgaggctgctgatGAAAAGGATGGAAAGAAAGACGCACCAAACTCATTGCACAAATGAAGAACATCTTGATGAAGTTTGGGGATGAAATCGAGCGGCACAAACGTCTAACAAACCATTACTTTGAACCCTTTACGGTGAATACAATCACGGTTTCTGTTGTCGATTGGTTTATCGCATAGAAATTTGGAAACCTGGCATTATTGTAAAACATAATTTATTCTCCTACTACACATGCATATGAAATTACATCTGACATGATCCTGTTGAAATGGGTGAGCCGGGTAAAGAGCTCAAACGGATCAGATCAACAATTTATAATGTTTGGGAATTTTGAACGAAGACAATGGCTTGAACAACATTTGCAAACAATAaaaagaactcgtgaatgggcgccggaggagTTTCCGACGTAGCCACTCCGATGATAAAGTCAGCAGATTGTAAGATGATGAAC is part of the Primulina eburnea isolate SZY01 chromosome 1, ASM2296580v1, whole genome shotgun sequence genome and encodes:
- the LOC140829034 gene encoding phosphoglycerate mutase-like protein 1 isoform X1; this encodes MDSSCCPSLFPLHRCKTIHLVRHAQGIHNVEGDKNYKAYMSSEYFDAHVTQLGWRQVDNLRKHVHASGLIKKIDLVVTSPLLRTIQTAVGVFGGDGYTDRMDIVPLMVANAGNSDRDAISSLDCPPIVAFELCREHLGVHPCDKRRSVGEYEYLFPAVDFSLMESDEDILWKPDVRETKEEVAARGMTFMKWLSTRKEKEIVVVTHSGFLYHTLTAFGNECHPLMKKEISSHFANCELRSMTIVDKGMIGSDTPTTNYPGKIPSGPDLPSEAADEKDGKKDAPNSLHK
- the LOC140829034 gene encoding phosphoglycerate mutase-like protein 1 isoform X2 is translated as MSSEYFDAHVTQLGWRQVDNLRKHVHASGLIKKIDLVVTSPLLRTIQTAVGVFGGDGYTDRMDIVPLMVANAGNSDRDAISSLDCPPIVAFELCREHLGVHPCDKRRSVGEYEYLFPAVDFSLMESDEDILWKPDVRETKEEVAARGMTFMKWLSTRKEKEIVVVTHSGFLYHTLTAFGNECHPLMKKEISSHFANCELRSMTIVDKGMIGSDTPTTNYPGKIPSGPDLPSEAADEKDGKKDAPNSLHK